One Mytilus trossulus isolate FHL-02 chromosome 5, PNRI_Mtr1.1.1.hap1, whole genome shotgun sequence DNA segment encodes these proteins:
- the LOC134718021 gene encoding endoglucanase F-like: MKKSSDGTKYDYDEVLMKSIMFYLAQRSGKLPANNSIPWREDSALNDRGQNGEDLTGGWYDAGDHVKFGLPQASAVTLLTWGLLQYKDAYNASGQLDEMYDCIRWSLEWLLKCHTGKNELYIQVGDGNLDHSFWGRPEDMTMDRPSFKVTSDKPGSDVAGEYAAAMAVASIVFKDKDPAFSIKLLNHSKEIYTFGKTYPGLFRDSVKGAGYGTSDYKDEMAVGAGMLYLATNNSKYLTDAESFHQHGNQWGQSWENKYTASMVLLYQITKKDVYKHDVETTFGNWLPGATGPSAVPYTPKGLAYRTKWCSLRHAANQAFLALIAAEAGIHPAEYRNWAESQIGYILGDTGRSYVVGFGVNPPTHEHHRAASCPVIPASCSHDFLDMKYPNPHILYGALVGGPGQNDEYDDVRTDYVRNEVALDYNAGFQGAVAGLKSLHLRHILH, encoded by the exons ATGAAAAAGAGCT CCGATGGTACAAAATACGATTACGATGAAGTCCTAATGAAGTCTATCATGTTCTATCTCGCTCAACGGTCGGGCAAACTTCCTGCTAATAATTCAATACCATGGAGAGAAGACTCAGCACTAAATGACAGAGGACAGAATGGAGAGGATTTAACAGGCGGGTGGTATGATG CTGGTGATCATGTCAAATTTGGACTTCCACAAGCAAGTGCTGTGACTTTGTTAACCTGGGGTCTCCTTCAATACAAAGATGCATACAATGCCAGCGGACAATTGGATGAAATGTACGACTGTATTCGTTGGTCGCTAGAATGGTTACTCAAATGTCATACTGGAAAAAATGAACTTTATATTCAG GTAGGAGATGGTAACCTTGATCACTCTTTCTGGGGAAGACCAGAGGACATGACGATGGATAGACCATCATTTAAAGTGACATCTGATAAACCAGGAAGTGACGTAGCTGGGGAATACGCGGCCGCAATGGCTGTTGCATCGATTGTTTTTAAAGACAAAG ATCCAGCGTTTTCTATCAAGCTTTTGAATCACTCAAAAGAGATTTATACTTTTGGAAAGACTTATCCAGGATTATTCAGGGATAGTGTTAAAGGAGCCGGTTATGG AACAAGCGACTATAAAGATGAAATGGCTGTAGGAGCAGGAATGTTATATTTAGCAACAAATAACTCCAAATATTTGACAGACGCAGAATCTTTTCATCAACACGGAAATCAGTGGGGACAATCATGGGAAAACAAGTACACGGCATCAATG GTTTTACTATACCAGATCACCAAAAAGGATGTTTACAAGCACGACGTTGAAACTACTTTTGGAAATTGGTTACCAGGGGCAACAGGTCCAAGTGCAGTTCCGTACACACCAAAAGGCCTCGCATATCGTACAAAATGGTGTTCTCTCAGACATGcag CAAATCAAGCTTTTCTTGCACTTATTGCTGCAGAAGCTGGGATTCATCCCGCAGAATATCGCAATTGGGCTGAAAGTCAAATCGGCTATATCCTAGGAGATACTGGAAGGAGCTATGTCGTAGGATTTGGTGTCAACCCACCAACACACGAACATCATAGAGCAGC GTCATGTCCAGTTATTCCAGCTTCTTGTTcacatgatttccttgatatgAAGTATCCGAATCCACATATATTGTACGGTGCATTAGTAGGAGGTCCTGGACAAAATGACGAATACGATGATGTACGGACAGATTACGTTCGCAACGAGGTGGCACTTGATTATAATGCTGGTTTCCAAGGAGCAGTGGCAG GTCTTAAGTCATTACACCTACGACATATTCTACActaa